The following coding sequences lie in one Rutidosis leptorrhynchoides isolate AG116_Rl617_1_P2 chromosome 4, CSIRO_AGI_Rlap_v1, whole genome shotgun sequence genomic window:
- the LOC139843910 gene encoding DNA-directed RNA polymerases IV and V subunit 4-like, whose protein sequence is MADKGGKGGKSAMKSPGNDDNSAKNRRKVQFDDEDMFDEKFETNGYGNGKSNGKADSAKGNKGSGGKGEKGGSSKKEPPALVLKVEQEIPENAKCLMDCEAAQILQGIQEHMVLLSKDPTIKIPSSFDRAFQYATRGNPYTDPHSVRKVLEPLKNQGVTDGEICVIANTAIEKAGEAFGLLPSLKAKKGNVKEPLKSALAELKKFKHVTEKTIMLD, encoded by the exons ATGGCCGATAAAGGAGGAAAAGGAGGTAAATCAGCTATGAAATCTCCAG GGAATGATGATAACTCAGCTAAGAATCGAAGGAAAGTTCAGTTTGATGATGAAG ATATGTTTGATGAGAAATTTGAAACAAATGGATATGGAAATGGAAAGTCTAATGGAAAAGCTGATTCCGCTAAAG GTAATAAGGGGAGCGGGGGAAAGGGAGAGAAAGGAGGATCCTCAAAGAAAGAGCCGCCCGCACTTGTGCTGAAGGTTGAACAAG AGATTCCCGAAAATGCTAAGTGTTTGATGGACTGTGAAGCTGCACAAATCTTACAAGGAATTCAAGAACATATGGTGCTACTGTCCAAGGATCCAACAATTAAAATTCCTAG TTCATTTGACAGGGCATTTCAGTATGCCACCAGGGGCAATCCTTACACTGACCCACATTCTGTTCGAAAAGTTTTGGA ACCTCTTAAGAACCAAGGCGTTACTGATGGCGAG ATATGTGTTATTGCAAATACTGCAATTGAAAAGGCTGGTGAAGCTTTTGGTCTCTTGCCTTCATTAAAG GCTAAGAAAGGCAACGTCAAGGAACCCTTGAAGAGTGCGTTGGCCGAGTTGAAGAAGTTTAAACATGTTACGGAGAAAACCATTATGCTTGATTGA